The window TGTCCAGTCGGTGGGGGAGTTGCGCGCGCAGCTCGTCGCACAGGGGGCGCGCTGGTCGGTCCTGGAGCATCTCGCCGACGAGGAGCCCGTGCCGCGGCCCTCGCTCGGTCTGGAGCCCGGGGCGAACCTGACGCCCGCAAGGGAAGCGGGGGTGATCGACCTTGCGGGGACCATCGGCCACGCGAGCGGGAACCCGCATCTCACCCGACGCCGGGCCGCCCACGGGCTGCTGCCCGGCGCACCGGGGCCGGTGACCGCCGCCCGCCCCGCCGCCGTGGACTGGCGCAGCCGCTGGGGCCGGCCGTGGATCACCAAGGTGAAGGACCAGAACCCGTGCGGTTCCTGCTGGGCCTTCGGCGCCGCGGGCCTGGTGGAGTCCATGGCCCGGATCGAGCACGACGTATGGGCGGAGCGCTCCGAGGGGGACGTGCACGACGGCCTGCGCTTCACCTGCGGGCAGGGCAGCAATCCGGAGACCGCCCTGGACTGGATCAAGGCGAACGGCGGGCTCGCCGACCCGGACTGCTGGCCGTACAGCACCCCGCCCGCGGGGCTGCCGGCCGCCCGGCGCGACGCCTGGCGCGCCGAGTACACGCCCAGCTGGGACCGGTCCGGCCGGACCGTCCGGATCTCCGACTACGTCCGGCTCGGCGACGTCGAGCAGCAGAAGGTCTGGCTGGACACGGTCGGCCCGCTGACCGCCTGCTTCGACGTCTACGACGACTTCTTCGGGCTCGGCTCCGGTGTCTACCACCGCACCAGCGACCGTCTCGCGGGCGGCCACTGCGTGCTGATCGTCGGCTACGACGACGCGGCCGGCTGCTGGCTGTTCAAGAACTCCTGGGGGACCGGCTACCACGTCGGCGGCTACGGCCGGATCGCCTACGGCGAGACCGGCATCGACCACTGGGCCAAGTGCGGCCTGCGCGGCACCAACCCCGACCCGTGGACCAAGCGCCGGCTGCACACCGGCAACGTCTACGAGAGCGGCAACGGCCGCGCCCACCGCAACTTCGAGCTCCTCGCCACCGCCCCCGGCGGCCGCCTCCAGCACTGGTGGCGCGAGGGGGACCCGCCGTTCGCCTGGTCCCGCGCGGGCACCTTCGCCAGCGACGCCTCCGGCCAGCCCGCCTTCACGGGGACCACCTACAACCGCAACATGGAGTCCCTGCACGTGACCACCGGCGGCCGGCTGCGCCACTGGTACTACGAGCAGTCGGCCGGCGTCTGGCGCGACGGCGGTGTCTTCGGGCCCGGTGACGCGGCGGCCGGCTCGACCCCGGCGTTCATCCAGAGCGACTACGGCAGGCCGGGCAACTTCGAGGTGGTGGTGCGGACCGCCGACGGCCGCCTGGGCCACTGGTGGCGGATCAACGGCGCCCCCTGGACCTGGAACGACGGCGGCCGGTTCGCCTCCGGCATCGCCCACTACGGGCCCGCGCTCGTCCAGACCCGCGCCCGCCACCTCGACCTCGTCGCCGCCCTCACCGACGGCCGCATGCAGCTGTGGTGGCGCGACGATCCGAACGGCTTCACCTGGCGGGCCGGGGAGATCTTCGGCAGCGGTACGCCCGCCGTCTCCGCGCCCTGCCTGATCGAGGGGCAGTCCGGTGCCGCCGACGAGGACACCGCGGGGAACTACGAGCTGTGCGTGGCCGTCGCCGGCGGGCAGGTCGAGCACTGGTGGCGCGGCAACGCGAGCGGCTCGCCGTGGCGGCGCAGCGCGGTCTTCGGGCACGACGTCGCCTCGGTCACCGGGATGCTCCAGGGCAGTTTCGGGTTCAACCTGGAAGTCATCGTCCTGCGCACCGACCGCCGTCTTCAGCACTACTGGCGCGACGGCGCGGGGTGGCACGAGGGGTCGGTCATCGGCCCCGTCTGAGAGGACCGGGCGGGCGTGGAGGTACGGAGCATCGTGCTGGGCCCGGACGAGCCGTACGAGCTGCGGCTCACCGGGCGCGGGGCGCGCGGGTACGTGTGGACCTGGCAGGTCACCGGGGACGCGGACGTGGTGACGGTGGCCGAGGCCCCCGTGGGCCGGGCCGCCCCCGAGGCGGCCCCGCCGCCGGGGGCGGCGGTGGAGCGGGCCTACGTCGTCCGGGGTCGCGCCCCGGGCGGGGGCCGGGCCCGGATCCGCTTCGTGCAGGTCCGGCCGCCCTACCCGGACGAGGCCCCGTACGACGAGTTCGTGCTGGACGTGGAGGTCGTGTCGGTCACCGGCGCGGCCTGAGGACCGTGCGCTGTACGGCCTCCAGGGGGCCGTGGCCGAAGCGGCGCAGCCACAGCCACGATCCGGCGGCCAGGGCCAGGCTCACGCCGGCCCACAGGCCCATCACCCACCAGGGGCCGCTGCCGCCCAGGCGCTCGGCGAGGCCGAGCCCGATGCCGTAGCAGAGCAGCATGCAGAGCAGGTTCTGGGCGACGTAGCAGGACAGGGCGGTGCGGCCGACGGAGCCGAGGGCGGTGGTCACGGGGGCCGGGAACCACCGGCGGTCGAGGGCGATGCCGATCAGGCCGATGTAGCCGAGGGCGAGCAGCGGCGCGGCTCCGTAGCGTCCCAGGAGGTAGAAGTCGCCGCCGCCGAGGGTGGTCGCGGCGTTCAGCGGCAGTCCCAGGCCCAGGCCCCACGCGGCCAG is drawn from Streptomyces sp. NBC_01232 and contains these coding sequences:
- a CDS encoding C1 family peptidase; the encoded protein is MPEESVQSVGELRAQLVAQGARWSVLEHLADEEPVPRPSLGLEPGANLTPAREAGVIDLAGTIGHASGNPHLTRRRAAHGLLPGAPGPVTAARPAAVDWRSRWGRPWITKVKDQNPCGSCWAFGAAGLVESMARIEHDVWAERSEGDVHDGLRFTCGQGSNPETALDWIKANGGLADPDCWPYSTPPAGLPAARRDAWRAEYTPSWDRSGRTVRISDYVRLGDVEQQKVWLDTVGPLTACFDVYDDFFGLGSGVYHRTSDRLAGGHCVLIVGYDDAAGCWLFKNSWGTGYHVGGYGRIAYGETGIDHWAKCGLRGTNPDPWTKRRLHTGNVYESGNGRAHRNFELLATAPGGRLQHWWREGDPPFAWSRAGTFASDASGQPAFTGTTYNRNMESLHVTTGGRLRHWYYEQSAGVWRDGGVFGPGDAAAGSTPAFIQSDYGRPGNFEVVVRTADGRLGHWWRINGAPWTWNDGGRFASGIAHYGPALVQTRARHLDLVAALTDGRMQLWWRDDPNGFTWRAGEIFGSGTPAVSAPCLIEGQSGAADEDTAGNYELCVAVAGGQVEHWWRGNASGSPWRRSAVFGHDVASVTGMLQGSFGFNLEVIVLRTDRRLQHYWRDGAGWHEGSVIGPV
- a CDS encoding protease inhibitor I42 family protein; translation: MEVRSIVLGPDEPYELRLTGRGARGYVWTWQVTGDADVVTVAEAPVGRAAPEAAPPPGAAVERAYVVRGRAPGGGRARIRFVQVRPPYPDEAPYDEFVLDVEVVSVTGAA